From the Streptomyces sp. NBC_00390 genome, the window CGCAGGGACTTGGCTCCCTGTTCACCCATGACCCAGGAGAGCGCGTCCACCACATTGGACTTGCCCGATCCGTTGGGGCCCACCACGCAGGTGATACCCGGCTCGAAGCGCAGGGTGGTGGCGGAGGCGAACGACTTGAAGCCGCGCAGGGTCATGGCCTTGAGGTGCACGCCGCCGGACTCTACCTTTCACTCGCGGTTTCACCCATGAAGGTGCAGGGCACATCAGACGTTAAAGAAAGCACCGCAGGGGGCGAGGCATCGGTCGGGGCGGGACACCAGCCGGAAAGAAAGAAGGGACGCCTAGGCGTCCCTTGCATATCTTGCTTCGAAGAACTCCAGCGGACGCCGTGCTCAGGTGAGCGCAGGCTCCGCCTGGGGTACGTCGATGTCGATGCCGTCAAGCAGCGACTCTCCAGGGTGCTGAGCGACGGCAGCGTTCAGCGCGTCGTTCTCGGACTGAATCCGTACAAGCTCGGATTCGAGGTCCTGGACGCGCTGCTGGAGCCGTCGCATCTCGGCGAGGAGTCGCGGATCGGAACCGCCGACGTAACCGAGAAGCGCCTTTGCCATGATGGATGGTCCTCCACACTGAGTGACCGACCGAATCGGTGTGGGTCGTGAGGGATTCGCACCCGCGGTGCTCGACAGTGCTTGTTACTGCTTGATATTGCTGCGGTTCTTACTGCCAAACAGCTAAGGTGCGCGGGGCTTCCAGAGTCTCACCAAAAAGTTTGACGGTCAACACGATCACACCCCGTATCGGCGGGCAACCCGGGGGCATACGGCCGCTGAAACCGCGGCGGAGCCTGACCTGCGGGGCCCTGGGGGCATGGAGATCATCCTTAGGGCGCAGCCTGGCACGAGTAGCCGCTTCTTGGCAACCACCAGCCTCTTTCTGCTGACGACAGGGTGCTCACGGCATGCACCCCGGGCGTCCACCCGGGCGCGCGGGACGCCCCGCCGACGGGTACGCCGGGGCCGTCTCAGCGGATGGCGAAGCCGTCGTAACCGCCGCGGGGCGTGTCCCAGATCTCAGTGACTCCGTCGACCCGGCCGGGCGTGTCGTCGGAACGGAGCCATTCGAGCAAAAGGTGGCAATTGTCACGTGATCCCTCGGCGACCACCTGAACGCGACCGTCATCGAGGTTGACGGCGAAGCCGGTGAGGCCGCCGATCTCCAAAGCGTTTGCCCTGGTGAACCAGCGAAAGCCCACTCCCTGTACTCGGCCGCGTACCCATGCGGTGAGCCGCGCATGATCGTTCATGTGTGCACGGTAGCGGGCCGGTAGCTCACAGGTCACGTCGCCTTTGGGCGTATTCGCGTACAGTCGCCATCCAATGACCCTCACTCGAACGGGTGAGTCTCGTGGACCGGACCGCCGATGGCGGGAGCGTCCGAAACCAGGAAGGCACAGCAGATGGGACGCCATCGACGGAAGAGGGGTCTGCCCGTCCGCACCGGGCTGCTCGGCGCCTCCGCAGCCATGGCGGTCGGCGCGGTGGCAGTGACCGCCGGCATTCTGCCGGGCGGCGACAAGGACACTGCGGTCCCCGCGGGCCAGTCCGCGTCGCAGGTGCGTACGCAAGGAGTCCCGCGCCTTCAGACGCAGGGCGACGCGAGCGACGGGCCGACAGCGGGCACGTCCGGCACCTCGGGCAGCGCGATTTCCCCGCGCAAGCCCTCGGCGGACCCCAAGGCCCCGTCGAAGGCACCGTCCAAGCCCGCCTCGAAGACCCCGTCCTCCAAGCCGGCCGAGCCGAACAGGGCCGCCAAGCCGTCGGCGGCGCCCTCGAAGGCCGCCGAGTCGCCCGAGAAGAAGAAGCCGAGCACCGCCCCGGCCCCCGAGCGGTCGAGCGCGCCCAGCCGCCCGGCCCCCGAGCGGTCGAACCCGGTCGCCGAGACCCCGTCGAGCGCCGAGACCTCCGCCGAGGCGGGCGTGCTGAAGCTGGTGAACGACGAGCGCGCGAAGGTGGGCTGCAGCCCGGTCAAGGCCGACCCCACTCTGGGCAAGCTGGCGGACGCCTACAGCCGGGACATGGCGAACCGTGGATTCTTCGACCACACCAACCCTGAGGGTGCGACCCCCTGGGACCGTGCGGGCAAGGCGGGTGTGACCAACCTCGGCGGCGAGAACATCGCGCGTGGGCAGGCCGACCCGGCCGCCGTGATGGACGCCTGGATGAACAGCGAGGGTCACCGCCAGAACATCCTCAACTGCGACTACAAGACGCTCGGTGTCGGTGTGTTCATCGCCGACGGCGGCCCGTGGTGGACGCAGGACTTCGGCTTCTAGCAGTCGGTTCGACACATCAAGGGCCCAGGTCACCGCAATGGCGACCTGGGCCCTTGAACGTGTATGCGGCCGTTACGCGGCGACGGCGCCGCGGCCGGCGATGAACACCCGGGCCGTCTCGGCGACGCGGCGACCGAGGTGCTCGGCCGTCGCGATGTCCGCCTTGTGCACGCCCTCCGGGCCCTCGTCCGCGTTGGTCTGGGCGGCGGCGCCGGCGAAGAAGCCGAGGCGGTTGAGGTCGTTCTCGGAGCCCTCCGTGGTGTTCCAGCCCGGGGCCAGGCCCAACGGCACCCAGATCATGTTGTGCTGCGAAGCGAGCGTCTGGAAGAACTGCAGCGTGTGCAGCTTGTCGCCGCTCTTGGAGCCGGAGTTGGTGAATCCGGCGGCCAGCTTGTTGTGCCAGGACTTGGTGAACCAGCGCTTCGACGTCTCCTCGGCGAACTGGTGGAAGGCGCCGGACGCGGTGCCCATGTATGTGGGCGAGCCGAAGACGATGACGTCGGAGCCGTCCAGCAGCTCCCATTCGGCGTCACTGATCTCGTCCACCTTGATCAGGTGGACCCGAGCGCCGGTGTCGGCAGCGCCGACGCGGACGGCTTCGGCGATCACGGCGGTGTGCCCGAAGCCGGAGTGGTAGGCGATCGAGACGACAGGTGTGGTCATTGCAGGGGTCTCCTCATCAGCAGCGCCGGTCTTCAGCGATGAAGAAAGGAAAGCACTAACTTCTAGTTAGCGCAACCCATTGGTTAGCGCTGCGCCTGAGTATCCTGGCAGCCATGGACAACGACCTCGCGTTCGACGTGTTCTCCCGGCAGTGCCCCTCGCGCACCACGCTGGAGCATGCGACGGGGCGCTGGGGCAGTCTGACGATCGGGGCCCTGCACGAGGGATCGATGCGCTTCAACGAGCTGCGGCGACGCGTCGACGGCGTGAGCGAGAAGATGCTCTCCCAGACGCTCCATGCGCTGGAGCGGGACGGCCTGGTGCACCGGGAGGCCCAGCCGACGAATCCACCGCGGGTGGACTACGAACTCACCGATCTCGGCCGGGCCGTTGCCGAGCGGCTGTTGGGGCTGATCCACCTGGTGGAGGGCCGGATGCCCGAAGTGCTGGCCGCTCGCGAGCACTACGACACCGAGCGTGAGACCCCTGCGGGTCAGGACACGGCAGGGAGTCAGGACACGGTGCGCGGGGCCCGCTGACAGCGTGGGCAGAAGTAGCTGGAGCGGTTCATCCAGGGCCGGCGGCGCATGGGTGTACCGCAGCGGCGGCAGGGCTGGTCCTCGCGTCCATAGGCGTCCAACGACCGCTCGAAATAACCTGATTCGCCGTTGACGTTCACATACAGACTGTCAAAGCTGGTGCCACCGACGGCGAGTGCGGCGGTCATCACCTCCCGTACATGGCCGAGCAGTTCGGCCGAGCGGGGGCGGGTCAGCGTCGCGGTGGGCCGTTCGTAGTGGAGTCTGGCCCGCCACAGCGCCTCGTCCGCGTAGATGTTGCCGACACCGCTGATCAGTGACTGGTCGAGCAGCGCGCGCTTGATCGTCGTACGCCGGGCCCGCAGCGCGGTGTGGAAGGCGGCGTCGTCGAAGAGCGGGTCCAGCGGATCACGGGCGATGTGCGCGATGACGTCGGGCAGCCCGCCGGGAGCGTTCTCGTGCAGGGACAGACCGCCGAAGGTGCGCTGGTCGACGAAGCGGAGCTCGGTGCCGAGAACGTCGTCGAAGCGGACCCGGATCCGCAGATGCTTCTCGTCCTGGGCGTCCTCGGCCTGTATGAGCAGCTGACCGGACATACCGAGGTGGGCGAGGACGGACATGTCGGTCTCCGCCACGGGCAGCCACAGGTACTTTCCGCGCCGGCTCGCGTCGCCGGCTGTGCGGCCCTTCAGCCGCGCCGCGAAGTCCTCACCGCCCGCGAGATGCCGTCGCACCGCGCGGGGGTGCAGCACCTCGACCTCGGCGATCGTCCGCCCGCTGACCCAGCGCTGCAGGCCACGGCGTACGACTTCGACCTCGGGCAGCTCGGGCACCGGCTCTCCTGTGTCAGTCTCGGACGACGCTCGCAGCGTACCGCTCCCACAACGCCCCGAGGTCCCTCACCAGGGGCGAGGGACCTCGGGGAAAACAGCCTCACATGCGGATCAGGCGGATGCCCGGTCCACAGGTGCGGGATCCGAAGGTGCAGGATCCGAAGGGCTTTCGGCAGCCCCTTCGTCCAGCGCGGCACCCGCTTCGGCCGCGGCCTTGGCCGCCGCCGCACGCTCGTCCGCGGCGGAACGGATCTCCCGCCACGCGGACTCCGCCGCCTGCTGCTCCGCTTCCTTCTTGCTGCGGCCGGTGCCGGTGCCGTACGAGACACCACCGACGCGGGCGGCAGCAGTGAAGGTCTTCTCGTGGTCCGGGCCGGTCTCGGTGACGAGATACTCCGGGACTCCGAGCCCCTCGGCAGCCGTGAGCTCCTGGAGACTGGTTTTCCAGTCCAGGCCGGCTCCGAGGTTCGAGGACTTCTCGATGAGCGGGTCGAAGAGCCGGTGCACCAGCTCGGACGCCGCTTCGAGGCCCTGGTCGAGATAGACCGCGCCGATCACTGCTTCGAGTGTGTCGGCGAGGATGGACGCCTTGTCCCGGCCGCCCGTGCCCTCTTCGCCCCGGCCGAGCCGGATGAACGAACCGAGTTCCAGGCCGCGACCGACCTCCGCCAGCGCACGAGAGTTGACCACCGCGGCCCGCAGCTTGGCCAGTTGGCCTTCGGGCAGGTCGGGGTGGGTGCGGTACAGCGTGTCGGTGACCACCAGGCCCAGCACGGAGTCCCCGAGGAACTCCAGCCGCTCGTTGGTGGGCAGCCCGCCGTTCTCGTACGCGTACGAACGATGGGTCAGCGCGCGCACCAGAAGGGCGGACTCGAGGTGGTACCCGAGCCGCCCTTCCAGAAGGGTGTGGGACGAGGCCGCGTTGGCTGTGGTCACTGCGTCTGCCTGCTTCTTGGCATTGGACAGCTCAGACATCGTGCCTCTCACCAGCCGCTCAGACCTCGAGAACCTGGCGCTTGTTGTAGGTGCCGCAGCTCGGGCACGCGATGTGCTGCTGCTTCGGCTCCTGGCAACGCTCACACGAAACCAGGGTGGGGACCGCAGCCTTCCACTGCGACCGGCGGTGGCGCGTGTTGCTGCGCGACATCTTCCGCTTCGGAACAGCCACGGCTACTTCTCCTGCTTCTCGTCGACGCCCGCTTCGGCGCCGCCCATGTTGTCCTTCTCGCCGTCCTGAACGGTCTCGGCGAGTCCCTGCAGTGCCGCCCAACGGATGTCGACGGCGTCGTGGTGGTGGCCCGGGTTCTCGTTCAGGTTGATCCCGCAGTCGGAACACAGACCTGCACAGTCCTCCTGGCACACCGGCTGCATCGGCAGTGCGAGCACCACCGCATCACGCAGCACGGGTTCGAGGTCGAACAGGCCGTCCTCGAGAAAGAGCGTGTCCTCGTCCTCGTCGTCGACGGTGTCCTTGTCGGGGGTCGCAGCACGGCTGCGGCCCCGGTCGTCGGCGTCGGGGTAGGTGAACAGCTCCTGGAAGTCCGCGGCGACCTCATGGCGCAGCGGCTCCAGACACCTTACGCAATCCCCCTCGGCCGCTGCACGGGCGGTGCCTGTGACAAGCACCCCTTCCATGACCGACTCGAGGCGGAGGTCCAGCTCCATCGGAGCGCCTTCCGGCACTCCGATGACCCCGTCGATGCCGAAGTCCTTCGGAGCGTCGGCCGTGCGGGACAGCCGCTGGAGCGCACCGGGACGCCGGCCCAGCTCGTGCGTGTCGAACACGAGAGGGTTGCGGTGGTCGAGGCGCGTGCTCAGGGCTCTTCCTGCTTTCGGTTCGTGGGGAGGACCGTCCCGATTCGCGGTGCGAAGCGGACAGCCGGGATCGCAAAACTACGCGCGACCGAAGAGCCAGGATACTGGAACGGCCGCCATAGACCCAATCCGGGCCTCTCAGCGCCCCTGCTCGTACCGGTGCAGCTGGTCCAGGTCGATCATGCTTGTGTCGAAAAGGCTTGTCTCGTCGAGGGCGGCGCCCTGCTGGACCGGGATCTGGTGCTGCGGCTGCTGCCCCCCGTAACCCGCGTGTGCACCGGCCCCGGCGGCGTACGGGTCCGGCTGGGCGTACTGCTGCTGGTCGTAGCCCTGCTGCTGTCCTCCGTAGCCGGCGGCGGCATACGGGTCCGGCTGCTGGTAGCCCGCGTAGGCGTCCTGGTAGCCGTAGGCGCCGGTCTGGGCCGGGACCTGGGGCTGGTAGCCGTACGGGTCCTGCTGCGGCACGGCGGGAACCGCCTGCGGCTCGGGGTCGGCGAGCTCTGCGAGGCCCGCCAGGTAGTCGGCGTCGCTCGTGTGCTGGTGCGGCCCGGCGGCGTCCTGGGCGGCCATGTGCGCGCCGAGGTCGTCCGTGGCGATCCGGCCGTGCAGCTTCTGCCGGCCGCGGCCCACGGCGTCGAGGGTCTTGGACAGCACGGCCTCGAAGGCGCCCAGCTTGGCGTCGACGTACTGGTCCGCGCGCTGCTTCAGGGTCTCCGGGTCGGCGCTGTACTCGGGGGCGTCGTCGTCCTCGGCCTCGCCGTAGGCGAGATCGGCGGACGGGCCTCGGCCGAGCAGCTTCTCGCGGCCGCGGTCGACCGACCCGATGGTCTTGGTGAGGACGACCTCGAAGTTGGCCAGCTTCGAGTCGACGTAGTCGTCCGCCTCGGCCCGGATCTCGTCGGCCTCGCGGCGCGCCTCGGCGAGGATGCGGTCCGCCTCGTCCTGGGACTGGCGGGCGACCTGGGTGTCGGAGATCAGCGAGCCGCGCTCGGCGTGGGCGGACTGAATGATCCGCTCGGCCTCCTGGCGGGCCTGCTCGACCATCTGCTCCCGGCCGCCGATGAGCTCCTGGGCATGGGCCAGCGACCCGGGCAGCGCCTCGCGGACCTCTTCGAGCATGGCGAGCAGCTCGGCGCGGTTGACCACGCACGAGGCCGACATGGGCATGGAGCGGGCGTTCCCGACCGTCTCGACGATCTCGTCCAGCTTCTTGTGCACGTCCACCGTGGTTCGCCACTCTCTACTGCTGTTGGGAGACGGACGGGACGACTGTACGGGCAGCGGGCGCCCTCCCGACACCGGATGACGGTCTGTCAGTTCAGCCCTTGGCGGCCAGGCGCTCGACCAGGGCCCGGTGGACGACCGGGGGCAGCAGGTGGGACACGTCGCCGCCCCAGGCTGCGACCTCCTTGACCAGGCTGGAGGAGAGGAAGCTGTAGGTGGGATTGGTGGGGACGAACAGGGTCTCGACACCCGAGAGGCCGTTGTTCATCTGGGCCATCTGCAGCTCGTAGTCGAAGTCGCTGACCGCGCGCAGACCCTTGACGATGGCAGGGATGTCGCGGTCCTTGCAGAAGTCGACGAGCAGGCCGTGGTGGGACTCGACGACCACGTTCCCGTACTCGCCGGTGACCTCGCGGATCAGCTCGATCCGCTCCTCGACCGTGAACAGCCCCTTCTTGGCCTGGTTGATCATCACCGCGACATGTACGACGTCGTACAGCTTGGAGGCGCGGGCAATGATGTCGAGGTGCCCATTGGTGATGGGGTCGAATGACCCCGGACAGACTGCGCGGCGCAACTGAAGTCCCTCGCTCTCCGGTCCGTTCATCGTGCGTCTTCGCACGTAGAGGCGGCGCGACCGTACCAAAGCGTCCCCTCGCCGTAGCGACGGGCCCGCAGTGGCTCGAAACCCTTGGGCCAGTTGAATTCTCCGCCTCTGGTGCTGCGTTCCACGGTGACGATCGCGTCGTCCGCGAGCCAGCCCTGCGTGCGGAGTGTGAGCAGAATCTCGCCAAGATCGTCGTCCGTGACGGCGTACGGAGGGTCCAGGAACACCACGTCGTACGGGGTCGACGGGGCAGGTCCCGCAACGATCTGTTCCGCTCTGCCGGTGCGGACCTCGGCGCCCGGCAGGCCCAGGGTCCGCACGTTCTCCCGGACGGTGCGCGCGGCACGGCTGTCCGCCTCGACGAGCAGCGCGTGGTCCGCGCCCCGGGAGAGCGCCTCGAGACCGACGGCGCCGGAGCCCGCGTAGAGGTCGGCGATACGCACGCCCCGCAACGAGCCGAGCAGCGACTCCCAGCTGGAGAAGAGTCCTTCGCGGGCGCGGTCGGAGGTGGGGCGGGTGCCGTTGCCGGGCGGTACGGCCAGCCGGCGTCCGCCGGCCGCGCCGGCGATCACGCGGGTCATGGGTGTGTGTCCTCGTCGGGTCGTGGGGGTACGGCGGGTGCCACCCCCACGATATGGCTTCGGGCACGGCAGGTCCCCGGACGGAGCGGCGCCCGGGTCCGGGCAGGGGCGCTCAGCCCTTCTCCAGGTACTGCTCCCGCTCCTTGTCCAGCAGCGCGTCCAGGGCGGTCCGCAGCTCGGGCAGCCCTGTCAGTTCCGGGTCGGCCGCGACGATCGCGACGGCCTCCTCCCGGGCTGCGGCGATCACGTCCTCGTCCTCGATGACGGCCAGGACGCGCAGCGAGGAGCGCACGCCCGACTGGGCCTGGCCGAGCACATCGCCCTCGCGGCGCTGTTCGAGGTCGATACGGGAGAGCTCGAAGCCGTCGAGGGTGGCGGCGACCGCGCCGAGCCGGGCCCGGGCCGGGCTCGCCTCCGGCATCTCGGTGACCAGCAGGCACAGGCCGGGGGCGGAGCCGCGGCCGACACGTCCGCGCAGCTGGTGCAGCTGTGAGACGCCGAACCGGTCCGCGTCCATGATCACCATCGCGGTGGCGTTCGGTACGTTCACCCCGACCTCGATGACCGTGGTGGCGACGAGCACATCGGCCTCACCGGCGGCGAAGCGGCGCATCACGCCGTCCTTGTCGTCTGGGTGCATGCGGCCGTGCAGCACCTCGACCCGCAGTCCCTTGAGCGGCCCCGCCATGAGCTTCTCGGCGACCTCCAGGACGGCCAGCGGCGGCCGCTTCTCCGCCTCGTCCTCCGCGGACTTCTTCTTCGGCTTCTCGTCCTCGTCGTCCCCGATCCGGGGGCAGACCACATACGCCTGGTGTCCGCCCTCGGCCTCCTCGCGCACCCGGTCCCAGGCACGCACCAGAAAGTGCGGCTTGTCGGCCGCCGGAACCACATGTGTGGCGATGGGCGAGCGGCCGGCGGGCAACTGGTCCAGGACGGAGGTCTCCAGATCGCCGAAGACCGTCATCGCGACCGTGCGGGGGATGGGGGTGGCGGTCATGACCAGCAGATGCGGTGGCTGCTTGCCTTTCGAGCGCAGGGCGTCACGCTGCTCCACGCCGAACCGGTGCTGCTCGTCGACGACGACCAGACCGAGGTCGTGGAACTGCACCTTGTCCTCGATCAGGGCGTGGGTGCCGATCACGATGCCCGCCTCGCCGGTCACCAGGTCAAGCAGCGCCTGGCGGCGCGCGGC encodes:
- a CDS encoding CAP domain-containing protein gives rise to the protein MGRHRRKRGLPVRTGLLGASAAMAVGAVAVTAGILPGGDKDTAVPAGQSASQVRTQGVPRLQTQGDASDGPTAGTSGTSGSAISPRKPSADPKAPSKAPSKPASKTPSSKPAEPNRAAKPSAAPSKAAESPEKKKPSTAPAPERSSAPSRPAPERSNPVAETPSSAETSAEAGVLKLVNDERAKVGCSPVKADPTLGKLADAYSRDMANRGFFDHTNPEGATPWDRAGKAGVTNLGGENIARGQADPAAVMDAWMNSEGHRQNILNCDYKTLGVGVFIADGGPWWTQDFGF
- a CDS encoding ATP synthase F0 subunit B is translated as MDVHKKLDEIVETVGNARSMPMSASCVVNRAELLAMLEEVREALPGSLAHAQELIGGREQMVEQARQEAERIIQSAHAERGSLISDTQVARQSQDEADRILAEARREADEIRAEADDYVDSKLANFEVVLTKTIGSVDRGREKLLGRGPSADLAYGEAEDDDAPEYSADPETLKQRADQYVDAKLGAFEAVLSKTLDAVGRGRQKLHGRIATDDLGAHMAAQDAAGPHQHTSDADYLAGLAELADPEPQAVPAVPQQDPYGYQPQVPAQTGAYGYQDAYAGYQQPDPYAAAGYGGQQQGYDQQQYAQPDPYAAGAGAHAGYGGQQPQHQIPVQQGAALDETSLFDTSMIDLDQLHRYEQGR
- the rpmF gene encoding 50S ribosomal protein L32 — its product is MAVPKRKMSRSNTRHRRSQWKAAVPTLVSCERCQEPKQQHIACPSCGTYNKRQVLEV
- a CDS encoding acylphosphatase, whose amino-acid sequence is MNDHARLTAWVRGRVQGVGFRWFTRANALEIGGLTGFAVNLDDGRVQVVAEGSRDNCHLLLEWLRSDDTPGRVDGVTEIWDTPRGGYDGFAIR
- a CDS encoding winged helix-turn-helix transcriptional regulator, coding for MDNDLAFDVFSRQCPSRTTLEHATGRWGSLTIGALHEGSMRFNELRRRVDGVSEKMLSQTLHALERDGLVHREAQPTNPPRVDYELTDLGRAVAERLLGLIHLVEGRMPEVLAAREHYDTERETPAGQDTAGSQDTVRGAR
- the mutM gene encoding bifunctional DNA-formamidopyrimidine glycosylase/DNA-(apurinic or apyrimidinic site) lyase produces the protein MPELPEVEVVRRGLQRWVSGRTIAEVEVLHPRAVRRHLAGGEDFAARLKGRTAGDASRRGKYLWLPVAETDMSVLAHLGMSGQLLIQAEDAQDEKHLRIRVRFDDVLGTELRFVDQRTFGGLSLHENAPGGLPDVIAHIARDPLDPLFDDAAFHTALRARRTTIKRALLDQSLISGVGNIYADEALWRARLHYERPTATLTRPRSAELLGHVREVMTAALAVGGTSFDSLYVNVNGESGYFERSLDAYGREDQPCRRCGTPMRRRPWMNRSSYFCPRCQRAPRTVS
- the rsmD gene encoding 16S rRNA (guanine(966)-N(2))-methyltransferase RsmD, giving the protein MTRVIAGAAGGRRLAVPPGNGTRPTSDRAREGLFSSWESLLGSLRGVRIADLYAGSGAVGLEALSRGADHALLVEADSRAARTVRENVRTLGLPGAEVRTGRAEQIVAGPAPSTPYDVVFLDPPYAVTDDDLGEILLTLRTQGWLADDAIVTVERSTRGGEFNWPKGFEPLRARRYGEGTLWYGRAASTCEDAR
- the coaD gene encoding pantetheine-phosphate adenylyltransferase, yielding MRRAVCPGSFDPITNGHLDIIARASKLYDVVHVAVMINQAKKGLFTVEERIELIREVTGEYGNVVVESHHGLLVDFCKDRDIPAIVKGLRAVSDFDYELQMAQMNNGLSGVETLFVPTNPTYSFLSSSLVKEVAAWGGDVSHLLPPVVHRALVERLAAKG
- a CDS encoding flavodoxin family protein gives rise to the protein MTTPVVSIAYHSGFGHTAVIAEAVRVGAADTGARVHLIKVDEISDAEWELLDGSDVIVFGSPTYMGTASGAFHQFAEETSKRWFTKSWHNKLAAGFTNSGSKSGDKLHTLQFFQTLASQHNMIWVPLGLAPGWNTTEGSENDLNRLGFFAGAAAQTNADEGPEGVHKADIATAEHLGRRVAETARVFIAGRGAVAA
- a CDS encoding YceD family protein produces the protein MSTRLDHRNPLVFDTHELGRRPGALQRLSRTADAPKDFGIDGVIGVPEGAPMELDLRLESVMEGVLVTGTARAAAEGDCVRCLEPLRHEVAADFQELFTYPDADDRGRSRAATPDKDTVDDEDEDTLFLEDGLFDLEPVLRDAVVLALPMQPVCQEDCAGLCSDCGINLNENPGHHHDAVDIRWAALQGLAETVQDGEKDNMGGAEAGVDEKQEK
- the rnc gene encoding ribonuclease III; the protein is MSELSNAKKQADAVTTANAASSHTLLEGRLGYHLESALLVRALTHRSYAYENGGLPTNERLEFLGDSVLGLVVTDTLYRTHPDLPEGQLAKLRAAVVNSRALAEVGRGLELGSFIRLGRGEEGTGGRDKASILADTLEAVIGAVYLDQGLEAASELVHRLFDPLIEKSSNLGAGLDWKTSLQELTAAEGLGVPEYLVTETGPDHEKTFTAAARVGGVSYGTGTGRSKKEAEQQAAESAWREIRSAADERAAAAKAAAEAGAALDEGAAESPSDPAPSDPAPVDRASA